CTGGTCCGACTGGCGGTGCTGGGTTAGCTTTACCAGCATTCAATGCCAGCTTAATGACCGCAACTACTTTCTTTGCCATTTCTCTGTTCTAGCCTTGTTTCTGAACCTGATTGAACTCCAATTCTACGGGCGTGTCCCGTCCGAAAATTGAGAGTAAAGCTTTTAGCTTACTCCGTTCTGGACTGACTTCCACCACTTCGCCTTCAAAGTCTTTAAACGGACCAGTTAACACGATAATTCGATCTCCAGCCGCCAAATTGATTTTGACTACTGGCTCCTGTTCCTGAGCTTGCTTAAAGATTCTTTCTACTTCTGGGGGACTGAGGGGTAGGGGTTTAACGTGACCGCGACCGCGACCGCTACCACGCTTTTGTTCGGCTCCGACAAAGTTAATGACGTGAGAGGTATTTTTCACTACCTGCCACGTTTCATCGTCCATTGCCATTTTGACTAGCACGTAACCAGGAAACACTTTTTCATCCGTTTCTTGCCTACTGCCATCTTTGCGGATTTTGAAGGCTTTACTTTGCGGAATTTCTACTTGAAAAATGCGCTCGGATACGTCGAATGTCTGCGCCCGCCGCTCTAAGTCTGCTTTCACGCGCTTTTCACAGCCAGAGGCGACTTGTACGGCATACCAACGCGGTTTGCGATCTGCTGTGTCCGCGATCGCTGGTTTTGCCTCTTCTTCGCGGCGAGAGTCACCTGGCTCGTCTGTTGCAAAAGTCATTAGAATACCTTTCTTGCTGCCCAAGCAAACAACGCATCAATGAGGTAAATCATTGTGGCAGATAGTGCCACCATTGATAGTACGGCTAAAGATTCGCTGATTAGCTGTTGGCGACTGGGCCAAACTACTTTATCAAGTTCCTCTTTAGTTCCCTTTAAAAAGTCGGTGACGCTAAATCCACTGCTTTGTTGGATCTCGGCTTCGTTTTTCTTGCTCACGGTTGCTTTACACCTCAATTGATAATAGAAGCGATCGCGGTTTAACCCTCACTGCTTGACTGTTTTGTTCAGACTGAGCAGTTCGTTCGAGTCCAGCCGATCTAACTTATATATATTTAAGATCTGGGTCGTCACCAACTAATTTTACCCAAAAGCTTCTACTTTTGCTGGCGATAGCTAGCATTCGATCGCGCTTTTGGGTAAGGGATTTGCCTGATTGAGAGCGCGCCCTGGAGGACTTGAACCCCCGACATCCGGTTTTGGAGACCGACGTTCTACCAACTGAACTAAGAGCGCACAAATTTGGCTGGATTCTAGTCTAACGCAATTTGGCGACCTGAAGCGCGATCTTCGCGATTGCTATTGGGTAATTTTTCTTGCGTGACTTGCAACAGTTACCCAATTGCAATTACAGGGCGCGATCGAACCGTTGCTTGATCCGAGTTGCCTTCCCTACGCGATCGCGTAGGTAGTATAGCTTAGCACGTCGTACCTTACCACGTCGCATAACTTTAACGCTATCAATTCGAGGCGAATGCAGTAGAAAGACTCGCTCTACACCTACACCCTGAAATACGCGGCGCACGGTGATCGTTTTGTTAATGCCGCTGTTACGCATGGCAATAACTACGCCTTCATAAGGCTGAGTACGTTCTTTGCCACCTTCTTGAATAATTACCCCGACTTTTACCGTGTCACCGATATAGATCTCAGGTAAATTCGACTTCAACTGCTCCGCTTCAATCGAGCGGATAATTTCTTGCGCGTTCATCATTTTTAAAAAACTCACAATCGTTAATCATAGCTCAATGTTTATCGATCGGTCTAGGGGGTGTCAGTGACTAGTGACTAGTGGCTGGTGGCTAGATGCTTCCGACTGCCGAATTCCCTAATTGTGTCAACAATTACAACCACTCAACCGCCTTCTTGGTAAGCTCTGGTGCGAAGTCACTCTGAAGAGTTAATTCATCTACAAGATGTCAAATTTGAGAATTTTGACTTAATATATAGTCAATCGTTAAAAATATTAACAAGATCTTGCTTTCTGGAACATCCCCAAGTAGGGGGACTAAGATGCGCAAGATGAATACATAGTATGTAAGGACTTGCTAACCGTGACATCACAATTAAGATTGGCTCAAGTTGATGAAGCATCGGCATCCCAGAAAGTTGCTGAGTTCTTTCGCAAGTCGGCGGGTGAATGGCGATCGCAACGACGATACTATACGTTACCTGATGGCGAAACTAAGGAAATGGTCAGCTACATTACCATCAGGTTTTTAGAACCAGGGTGCGATGAGTTAAGAAAATTAGCAGAATTACATCAATTGAGCGATCCAGGTATCTTAACTTGTGGTGCAGAAGTAAGTTGGGAAAGCCGGGATTCGGTGTCACAGAAGAAGCAGTCAAAAGGTGCAACAATGTTTGGAGTTGCAGGTTCTACTTTATATCGCGATCGCGGTTTTGCCACGACTAAACCTGTAACAGCTGAATATTACTTTCTAGAATCGGAAACCATGTGTCTGCGAACTGAGTATAATGGCTCAGTCTTTGAGGAACAATTAAAACTAATTGGCGATAAGTATCGTACGCGCCAGACAATTATTTCCCGTGCAGGGGAACAACAGATGATCGGTCAATATTTGGAAAAGCGGGTGGAATAACGTTTCTACCATAGAATTGTCGTAGGGGCGCACAGCTGTGCGCCCCTACATGTGTGTTATGTGTCACCGCGATCGCATTGACAATAAAATCAAATTGATATTCTCGATAAAAATTCGTTATTATCAGAGATTTATTCAAATTTCGTTACATTTTGGCATTACAATAATGTTCGCTGTTTAAAACTAAAAAACTCTGTGCCATTCGAGCTTGTTAGTAGTGTAGAAAATCTGGGAAGCAAGGAAACTAGCCAAGATCGGGCAAGCCTTCCCTTCACGCTGGCAGAACTGAAAGCTGCAATCCCTGCCGAGTGCTTTCAACCATCTACTTGGCGATCGCTTGCCTACTTCTTTTTAGATATAGGTATTATTAGCCTTCTCTACGTAGTGGCTAGTGCAATCGACTCTTGGTGGTTCTTTCCCATTTTTTGGGTGATGCAAGGAACCATGTTTTGGGCTTTATTTGTGGTTGGACATGATTGCGGACATCGCTCGTTTTCTAAGTATAAGTGGTTGAATAACTTAGTCGGGCATTTGGCACACACGCCAATTCTCGTCCCTTTTCATGGTTGGCGGATCAGTCACAGAACCCATCACAATAACACTGGCAATATCGATACAGATGAAAGCTGGTATCCGGTGACGGAAGCCACATATCGACAGATGGCTTGGTATGAAAAACTACTACGCTTTCAACTAATTTTGTTCTTGTATCCACTCTATTTATTTAAGCGATCGCCTGGAAAACAGGGTTCGCATTTCTTACCTAGCAGCAATCTGTTTCGTCCTTCCGAAAAGTGGGATGTGATTACGAGTACGATCTGCTGTGGATTGATGATAGCTTTCTTAGGTGGACTGACTTACCTATATGGCTGGATGTTCTTGCTGAAATATTACCTAGTACCATACGTCATTTTTGTGATCTGGCTGGACTTGGTAACATTCTTACACCACACAGAACCGGATATTCCTTGGTATCGGGGTGAGGAATGGTATTTCTTAAGAGGGGCTTTATCAACAATCGATCGCGATTACGGCTGGATTAACCCCATCCATCACGATATTGGGACTCACGTGGCACATCACATATTTCTGAATATGCCACACTACCACCTGCGCACCGCGACGGAAGCAATTAAACCAATCTTGGGAAATTACTATCGCAAGTCTCAGGTTTCCATATTGCGGGCTTTATGGCAATCCTATAAATCTTGCTATTTCGTCTCAGATACAGGCGGAGTTGTTTATTATCAGTCTCCCAAGGAATTGAAGGATTAAAAATGTAGAGACGTTACATGTAACGTCTCTACATTTTTAATAATGATTCCCTGATTTACGGTGATGGACGGCGGTGACACCATCGGGGTTGAGGACTTTTCCGTTATCGACGATCGCGTAGACAATCCAGTGATCGCCAGCCTCCATCCGATTATTAACCGTACATTCGAGATACGCTAAAGCATCAGTGAGAATGGGACAGCCGTTTTCAGATGTTTCCGTAGCAACATTGGCAAATCTATCCTCGCCTGGGGCAAAGGATTTCATAAAGTGCTTGCGTAATTGTCTTCCTTCTGCCAAGACATTTAAAACCAATTTATCGCCGCTATGCAGCATCGATTCAATTGCACGGTCTTTAGCCACAGCTACAGTGAGTCCTGGCGGATTGAATGTGGCTTGAGATACCCAAGAAGCTAGCATCGCACTAGAAATTTCTTCGTGCTTTTTAGTGGTAACGACGCATAGAGAACCGACAATTCGTCCTACAGCTTGTTCTACGTTGCTAGCTGGTTGACGTGCGATTCTGACTTTTTTCGCCCGTTTGACACTTTGGGCAAAATCCGTACCTGTTTCTTCACATAGCTGCAAAGTGACGTCAGTAGGTTTGAATTTGACGCGGATCGGTTCAAATCCAAATCGATAACCAGCGTCTTTGAGTTTACCTTCAATTAATTCTATTGCTTCTCCACTCCAGCCAAAGGAACCAAAAACCCCTGCAAGTCTGTTGCTGCTAGAGGTAGAGAGAATGATCCCTAAAGCGGTTTGAATTGGAGTTGGTGCGTGTCCGCCAAGGGTGGGGGAACCGATGACAATCCCAGCAGCTTTTTCTACAGCGGTGCGGATCTCGTCGGGTTCGGCAAATTCGCAGTTGATCGATTCTACGGCGACTCCAGCTTTAGTAATTCCACGGGCGATCGCCTGTGCTAGTGTTGCAGTACTACCATAAGCTGAGGCATAGAGCAAGGCTACGGTTATATCCTGAGAGGTTTGCTGTTTGCTCCACTGACGATAAGCTTGAGTGAGTTCGATCAATCCATAGCGAACGATGGGACCGTGACCTACGCCATACATTCTCACGGGTAATTCGGCAAGTTTTTCCAGCGCCGTTTCTACTTGTCGTGCATGGGGAGCCATGACACAATCGAAATAATAGCGACGGTCTTCGTTAAAAATTTCCCAGCCTTCATCAAATACTTGTTCGCCGCACAGATGTGCGCCAAATAGTTTATCGGTGTAGAGAATTTCGGTTTGCGGATCGTAAGTACAAAGGTGGTCGGGGTAGCGAGGATTGGGAGTAGGAATAAATTGTAAAAGATGCCCTCTGCCCAAATCTAAGGTTTCATCTCCTCGCATCACCAAAATGGATAAATCTTCACTTTCCATCGTGGTACGCAAATTTTTCGCCCCAGGATTAGAACAGACAAAAGTAATTTGGGGGGCAACTTCTAACAAGGCTTTGAGAGTAGCGGCGCGGTTGGGGTTGACGTGTCCTAAGATGACGTAATCTAAACTTTTGAGGTCGAAGCGCTGCTGTAAAGCTTCGAGATAGATTTGGCTAAAAGTTTCGCCGGGAGGGTCAATCAAGGCAGTTTTATCGCCTTGAATAAAATAGGAATTTGCCGTCGTGCCTTTAGCAAGGGCGTACTCAATTTCAAAGCGTAGCCGCGCCCAACTGCGCGATCGCACTATAGTTGTATCGATCCCGATGGGTAGAACTTGAACGTCGCGGGGTTTTGTTTCTAGCATGGTTTAATGCATTTAAATTAGGAGTCACTTGATTTCTCTTCTGCTGTCACCGAAAGCAAATAATCTAAAATTACAACACCAGTTCTAACCACTGACTTAGTAGCTGCATCAGATATTTTGGAGCCACGATGTATTACTCTATTGCAAGTGCTGTTAGTTTTCATCAACAGTACTAACGAATCGGGCGAGAGAATTTCTTTGGCAACAAGCTCTTCAGCCATGCCTACAATACCTATTGGACGTGTTGAAATATCGATACCATGTTCGTAAGCAATTCTTCTGAGTTCTCTTTCTAATTCAAGTCTTAATTTTGCTAATGCTAATGAATTATCTATCCCGATTAATTGATTTATGCTTACATCCCAAGGCAAGGATTGAGAAACCGCAACTTTGCCTTTTTGACTAATACTTGATTCACTTGTTTCTATTTCTACAATGCTTTTGCTAATATCAACTTCGTCAAACAAGATTTCATCTAAAGATGAATTCATTTTTCGTTCTCTTCCTATAAACCGCTCGAAAGCAGATAAGGCAGCAACTGTAGTCATACCTGAGATAATTAGCAACACTTGGTCTATTCCAGATGTTGTCTCATTTTTTCCAACCACAAAAAGCAGATAAGCTGTAACAAAGGCAAGAATTAATCCTGCGATTATGCTGCGAAACCCTTCAATTTGTGCAGGTCTACTAATCATCTTCTTTTCCTTTGTCTCTGCCTGAAAATGTTTCTTTTACTAAGTCTGGTGCAAGTTCGTACAGAAATGCTCCCAGTACTAGCAACCCTGCTTCAGTCGAGCCATTAATGAATAGCACTAAACCTATTGTAAGAGCAGCAACAGAAACACCTATTCGTCGCCATATCTGTATGTTCTGTATGAAACGCCCCTGTTTACCTTCCTTAATAACTTCATTTTGTTTGATGATTTCTCCCCGTATTTGAGTCCAAAACAAGGCTTCTTGAGGAGAATTTGCTTTAGCTATGCGTTGTTCTACTTGGGAAAGGGCTGTAGGCTCGGCAGAAGCGTCAGAAGCAGATGGTAACTGAGCAGATGTTTTCTCCAGTCCCTCTTCTTCTGACATTTTCTTATCTTGAATTAATACAACAGCAACCCCAATTCTAGTAAGAATTTCCTAATTTCCGATGGTGAACGGCGGTGATAGATTCTGGTTTGGAGACGCGACCTGCATAAACCGTACAGTAGACGATCCAGTGGTCATTGCACTCCATCCGGCTAGCGACTTCGCATTCCATATAAGCAAGGGCATCGGTAAGAATAGGAGAACCATTCGTTGCCATTTGGGTTTTGACTCCAGCAAAGCGGTCAGCGCCAGGGGGAAAGCGCTTGAGGAAGTGCTTCATCAGGGCTTGGTAGTTACCTTCTTCCAAGACATTCAAGACGAATCGATCGCCGACCTGCATCAAAGACTCGATCGCCCGGTCTTTTGCCACTGCGATCGTGACTCCCAAGGGTTGAAAACTAGCCTGGGCAACCCAAGAAGCTAACATCGCCCCAGAGAGTTCGCCTTTTTGGGTAGTAATAATGTAAAGTCCGCTGCTGATTCTTCCCAGGGCTTTTTCTAAGTCGGCGGCGAAGGCTTTTAACTGTTTAATACTGCGATCGCGCGTCAGTAACTGCCCCAAGTCCGTTCCCGATTCTTCGCACTGCTGGTATGTATTCTCTGTCGGGGTATCTTGAATCCGAATGATACCAAAAGCTGGAGTCAAGCCCAAGTTACGAAACTTATTTTGCAGTGGATAAATCGGTTCGTCGTCGCCACCCCCAGATTCAAATAGACCAAAGACTTGCTTGGCTTTGACAGCTGCCAAAATCGAACTGAGAGTATCGTGGGCGGGATCGCTGAGGCTGCTGGGAGGCATCCCAATGATAACTCCGGCGCTGCGACCGACAATTTCTTGCACTTCTTGCTGGTCGGTTGTCCTCATATCGACCATCTCTACAGCAACACCCGTTTTATCTATCCCGTGGGAGATAAAAGCTGCAAGGCGATCGCTATAGCCATAGTCTGGAGTGTAAAACAGGGCGACGGTGGTTTCTGTCTTAGCTTGATTTTGGCTCCAACTACGGTAGCGTCCGGTGAGTTCCGCAACATTGTGAGAGAGTAAAGGTCCGTGACCAGTACCAATGATGTTGACTTTCCCTAATTCACCCATCCGTTTCATCGCAGAGATCACAGAACGGGCATTAGGAGCCATCAAACACTCGTAGTAGTATTGAAAATCCGCTTCGATCGCGGTTAAATCTTCATCAAACATGCGCTCGTCGCAGTAATGCAACCCAAAAGCATCGCAGGTGTAGAGAATTTGGGTGGCGCGATCGTAGGTAAAAATAGTATCGGGCCAATGCAAATTAGGCGCGCTGACAAATTCCAGTTCGTGTCCGTTGCCTAAATCGAGGCGATCGCCATTTTTGACGATTTGGCGTTGGAATGGTTGGTGTACCATGTCCTCAAGAAACTGCAAGGCAACTTTGGAGCCGATAACCGTGGCGTTGGGTGCGAGTTGCAGCACGTCTTTAACCAAGCCGCTATGGTCTGGCTCGGTGTGGCTGATAATGATGTAATCTAGCTGTGAAAGGTCAATCAGATCTTTGAGGCTATCTAAATACAGATGGCGAAATTTTTCGTGGGAAGCATCAACTAAGGCAGTTCGTTCGCCCTGAATGATGAATGAGTTATACGTTGTACCGTTTTGCAGACCGTATTCAATGTCAAAGCGATCGCGATCCCAGTCGAGCGATCGAATTGCTGTGGTATTGGCAGCAATTTCACTTGTCTGGATTGTCAGGCGATTTTGCTTTCTATCGGCGAGTACTACCATTAGTCCTCTCCCCTATAATTTTTAAGTATTATTTCCTTATCTTCATTCTCTCACGTCTTTCTTGTAAAGCTTTATTAAATAAATTATCAGTGGGTTAAAAAAGCTAAAAGTAAATCGTAAGTCGTAAGTCGGAATTAACTGATAACTGAGATGGAAGCTTGGCTGGGTTTGGAAATTGGCAATTCTCGGTTGCATTGGGCTTGGTTTGCAGGCGAAGAGATCCAAGTGACTTGGGATACTCCCCATCTTTCTAGGTTGATTGAGCAACAGCTAGCTCAGTGTAAGACTTTTGCCGATCTTCCCCAAGAAATTCTGTCTCCTGACTTAAATACCTCTCGTCTCTCGCCTCTCGCCTCTCGCCTCTTACCCATCTACATTGCTTCTGTTGTTCCTAGTCAGACAGCGCTGTGGCAAGCATACCCAGAAGCACACGTAATTTCGCTAGATAAAATTCCCCTTTCAGGAATTTACTCCACACTAGGGATCGATCGCGCTTTAGCTGTGTTGGGAGCTGGAGAAGCTTTCGGTTTTCCCGTCTTAGTTATTGATGCAGGGACAGCATTAACTTTTACAGGTGCAGATGGCGATCGCTGTTTGGTTGGTGGGGCGATATTATCAGGATTGAGCCTACAGTTGCAGTCTTTAGGGCAAAAAACGGCTAATTTGCCATCAATAACAACTCCCGAAATTCTTTCTTTACCCGAACGCTGGGCGATGAATACCTCAGAAGCAATCCAAAGTGGAGTTATCTACACGCTAATTGCCAGCATTCGCGATTTTGTTACGGCTTGGTGGGAAAAATTTCCCGATAGTCAGATTTGTTTTAAAGGAGGCGATGGTAAGTTGCTACTGGAATATCTGCGATCGCTCCATCCTGAATTCACAGATCGAAAAATTATGTATGAACCAAACCTAACATTTTGGGGAATGCGATCGTATCTGCAAAGTTTCCAGTAATTGTTTTTGAGCTAAGCTAAAAATGATGCCACTTGAGACATCAATTTAGCCACTATAAAAGACATGGAACGGACGGTACGTACCACTCTCACTCTACCTTCTGAGCTTCTAGAAGCCGCCGATAGAATGGTTAGCGAAGGGAAAGCCAAGAGCCGTAATGAGTTTGTAGCTCAAGCTTTGCGACACGAACTGGCAACACTACAACGAGCAGAGATTGATGCAGCCCTAGCTGAGATGGCACAAGACCCAGACTATCAAGCAGAAGTGCTAAGAATGGAAGCTGAGTTTGCTCCTGCTAGCTGGGAAGCTTTAAGTCTAGGGGCTTCTCAGGTGTGAAACGGGGAGAAGTCTATGATGCCCGCCTCGAACCCGTTGAAGGTTCTGAACAAGGAGGAACTCGACCCATCATCATTGTTAGTCGCGATGCAATTAATGCCTATAGTCCTGTAATTTTAGCCGTTCCTTGCACTACTTATCAGCCAGATCAGCGAGTTTATCCGACTCAAGTTTTAATTCGTGCATCAGATGGGGGATTGAGTAAAGATTCTATTGCTATGGCAGACCAGGTGCGCGTTTTATCTAAAGCTCGTCTTTTGCGCTTACGAGGAATGCTCTCGCATCAGGCAATGTTGCAATTAAACCAAGCATTGTTAATTGCTTTAGATTTGCTAGGGCAAGATTAAGTAAAAGCTAGAGTTTATAGCTCATGATAAATCGAAGCGAAGTTAAAAGTGTTCGCGGGCTATTTGTTGGTCTAGTCACCCTAGATTTTGTTTATTTAGCTCCATCCCCACCAACTAACAATCAGAAAATTGTTGCATCCGATTATGTTGTTGCAGCTGGGGGTCCTGCTACTAATGCTGCCGTCACATTTAGTTATTTGGGGAATCAGGCTACTTTGTTAGGAATAGTAGGAAGCCACCCGATTACTCAGCTAGTTCGAGCAGATTTAGCAACTTATGGAGTGGCGATCGCAGATTTAGCACCCAGTCAAACTGAACCGCCGCCTGTCTCGTCAATTATTGTCTCCCAAGAGACGGGGGAACGGGCAGTAGTTTCTATTAATGCTGTCAAAAACCAAGTGACACCTGAATTTATCTCAAACAATATTTTACAAGGTGTAGATATAGTTTTAATTGACGGACATCAAATGTTAGTAGGAGAAGCGATCGCCCAACTTGCTAAAGCTAATAATATTCCTGTTGTTGTTGATGGTGGGAGTTGGAAACCTGGATTTGAAAAAGTTCTGTCTTTTGCAGACTACATTATCTGTTCTGCTAACTTTCGCCCTCCCAATTGTCACAACATGGAGGAAGTCTTTGCCTATCTTTCCCAAATAGAAATTCCTCATATTGCGATAACTCAGGGAGAACAACCAATTCAGTTTTTAGATGATGGGAAAATCAAATCTCTAGAAATTCCTCAAATTAAACCTGTAGATACTCTCGGTGCAGGAGATATTTTTCACGGGGCTTTTTGTCATTACATTCTTCAGCACAATTTTATTGAAGCTTTAGGAGCTGCGGCAAAAATTGCTGCTCGGTCTTGTCAGTCTTTCGGTTCTCGTCAATGGATGCAAACTGGGAGAAATTAACTATCGGGATTAGCTTCCTCTAACTGCTCTGCCTCAAAGTCAACTTTGTTATATAAATCTTCTAGAGAGATTTGAAAGAGAACAGAGTGTAAGGCAATCATTTCATCTTCTATATCATATTCTCGAATTTCCCAGCGCTTTCTTCCCGTCTTCACATACTGCATGACATTAATTTTGGTTTGGTCGATTAATATGTATTCTTGGAAAGAAGCAATAGTTTTATAATCCTCGAATTTTGCTTGACGGTCGCGACTTTGGGTAGACTTAGATAAAATTTCGGCAATGACAATTGGATTAGTCACTGTATCGTTACGATTATTGTAATACTCTGGCTTTCCGGCAATTATCATGACATCGGGATAGGTGTAAATGTTCTTATCAGGGATCCACAAACGCACGTCACCCATAAAAACTTCGTAGTCTTGCTGTCTGAAAGCAAAATTTAGTCCAGTACTAAGATTTAGTGCTAGCCGATTGTGATTTGTCGTTCCGCCTGCCATTGGAATAATTTCACCGTTTATATATTCACTCTTAAATTTAGCCATCTCTTCTAAAGCTAAATACTCATCTTGGGTGTAGTAGCGTTCGGTTATTTGCATAGTTTCCTCAATCTCAAATTACAACTGGAAATCACAAATTCTACCGATAGTTTAACTTGGTAGGTTGTACAAAATATCGGAGGGCGGGTTTAGGAAGATCTCAGATTGCAGCAGAGATAGTTGGTAAACCCGCCCCTACTACACTATTTCGCGGACTAACTGTGCCAATCTTTCAGCACTATCAACTACTGCGATCGCGCCTGCTTTTTTTCCCATTTGAGCTAACTTTTCAGGTGAATGCAACAAACTTAAAACTTCTTTGGTTAAGATTTCCGGTGTTAATTCTGGTTGACGAAAGACTAAAGCTGCTCCCGCTGCCACTAAAACTTGAGCGTTGTAATATTGATGATCTTCCGCTGCTGTTGGTAGGGGAATAAAAACCGCTGGCTTGCGGGCGATCGCTAATTCCGTTACCGTACCAGCTCCAGCTCTGGCAATAACTAAACTTGCCCGATGCAACAGCCGCGCCATATTGTCATAAAAAGGCAGTGCAATATACTGCGGATGTTTCAAACTTTCCACGTCAGGATCGTTACTTCCCGTCTGATGTACCACCCACGCTCCAGCCTCAAACCAAGCCGTAGCAGACTGCCGCACTAACTTGTTGACAGCTACCGCTCCCTGACTACCACCGACAATTAAAATCAGCGGTACGTTCTCAGGGATAGCTAAATCTAGAGGTGGTAGCGTATCTAGTGCCTCTACTTGAAACTGCGATCGCACGGGCGTACCTGTAAAGATGGTTTTGACTCCAGATAAGTATTTTGCTGCTGGTTCAAACCCAATCGCCACAACACTACACCAACGACTTAAAAAGCGAGTCACTTTGCCGGGAATAGCATTTGATTCGTGCAAAATAACGGGTAAACCAAGCGATCGCGCTGCAATAACTGCTGGAGCCGCAATATATCCACCCGTTGTTAACACCCCCTGAAACTGCCCCTGTTTTAGTAGCTGTCGCGCCTGAAAAATAGCAAGAGCCAGTTTAGTT
This window of the Chroococcidiopsis thermalis PCC 7203 genome carries:
- the nusG gene encoding transcription termination/antitermination protein NusG, which encodes MTFATDEPGDSRREEEAKPAIADTADRKPRWYAVQVASGCEKRVKADLERRAQTFDVSERIFQVEIPQSKAFKIRKDGSRQETDEKVFPGYVLVKMAMDDETWQVVKNTSHVINFVGAEQKRGSGRGRGHVKPLPLSPPEVERIFKQAQEQEPVVKINLAAGDRIIVLTGPFKDFEGEVVEVSPERSKLKALLSIFGRDTPVELEFNQVQKQG
- the secE gene encoding preprotein translocase subunit SecE, which translates into the protein MSKKNEAEIQQSSGFSVTDFLKGTKEELDKVVWPSRQQLISESLAVLSMVALSATMIYLIDALFAWAARKVF
- the rplS gene encoding 50S ribosomal protein L19, producing MNAQEIIRSIEAEQLKSNLPEIYIGDTVKVGVIIQEGGKERTQPYEGVVIAMRNSGINKTITVRRVFQGVGVERVFLLHSPRIDSVKVMRRGKVRRAKLYYLRDRVGKATRIKQRFDRAL
- a CDS encoding phycobiliprotein lyase: MTSQLRLAQVDEASASQKVAEFFRKSAGEWRSQRRYYTLPDGETKEMVSYITIRFLEPGCDELRKLAELHQLSDPGILTCGAEVSWESRDSVSQKKQSKGATMFGVAGSTLYRDRGFATTKPVTAEYYFLESETMCLRTEYNGSVFEEQLKLIGDKYRTRQTIISRAGEQQMIGQYLEKRVE
- a CDS encoding fatty acid desaturase; this encodes MGSKETSQDRASLPFTLAELKAAIPAECFQPSTWRSLAYFFLDIGIISLLYVVASAIDSWWFFPIFWVMQGTMFWALFVVGHDCGHRSFSKYKWLNNLVGHLAHTPILVPFHGWRISHRTHHNNTGNIDTDESWYPVTEATYRQMAWYEKLLRFQLILFLYPLYLFKRSPGKQGSHFLPSSNLFRPSEKWDVITSTICCGLMIAFLGGLTYLYGWMFLLKYYLVPYVIFVIWLDLVTFLHHTEPDIPWYRGEEWYFLRGALSTIDRDYGWINPIHHDIGTHVAHHIFLNMPHYHLRTATEAIKPILGNYYRKSQVSILRALWQSYKSCYFVSDTGGVVYYQSPKELKD
- a CDS encoding diflavin flavoprotein; this translates as MLETKPRDVQVLPIGIDTTIVRSRSWARLRFEIEYALAKGTTANSYFIQGDKTALIDPPGETFSQIYLEALQQRFDLKSLDYVILGHVNPNRAATLKALLEVAPQITFVCSNPGAKNLRTTMESEDLSILVMRGDETLDLGRGHLLQFIPTPNPRYPDHLCTYDPQTEILYTDKLFGAHLCGEQVFDEGWEIFNEDRRYYFDCVMAPHARQVETALEKLAELPVRMYGVGHGPIVRYGLIELTQAYRQWSKQQTSQDITVALLYASAYGSTATLAQAIARGITKAGVAVESINCEFAEPDEIRTAVEKAAGIVIGSPTLGGHAPTPIQTALGIILSTSSSNRLAGVFGSFGWSGEAIELIEGKLKDAGYRFGFEPIRVKFKPTDVTLQLCEETGTDFAQSVKRAKKVRIARQPASNVEQAVGRIVGSLCVVTTKKHEEISSAMLASWVSQATFNPPGLTVAVAKDRAIESMLHSGDKLVLNVLAEGRQLRKHFMKSFAPGEDRFANVATETSENGCPILTDALAYLECTVNNRMEAGDHWIVYAIVDNGKVLNPDGVTAVHHRKSGNHY
- a CDS encoding diflavin flavoprotein: MVVLADRKQNRLTIQTSEIAANTTAIRSLDWDRDRFDIEYGLQNGTTYNSFIIQGERTALVDASHEKFRHLYLDSLKDLIDLSQLDYIIISHTEPDHSGLVKDVLQLAPNATVIGSKVALQFLEDMVHQPFQRQIVKNGDRLDLGNGHELEFVSAPNLHWPDTIFTYDRATQILYTCDAFGLHYCDERMFDEDLTAIEADFQYYYECLMAPNARSVISAMKRMGELGKVNIIGTGHGPLLSHNVAELTGRYRSWSQNQAKTETTVALFYTPDYGYSDRLAAFISHGIDKTGVAVEMVDMRTTDQQEVQEIVGRSAGVIIGMPPSSLSDPAHDTLSSILAAVKAKQVFGLFESGGGDDEPIYPLQNKFRNLGLTPAFGIIRIQDTPTENTYQQCEESGTDLGQLLTRDRSIKQLKAFAADLEKALGRISSGLYIITTQKGELSGAMLASWVAQASFQPLGVTIAVAKDRAIESLMQVGDRFVLNVLEEGNYQALMKHFLKRFPPGADRFAGVKTQMATNGSPILTDALAYMECEVASRMECNDHWIVYCTVYAGRVSKPESITAVHHRKLGNSY
- a CDS encoding pantothenate kinase, giving the protein MEAWLGLEIGNSRLHWAWFAGEEIQVTWDTPHLSRLIEQQLAQCKTFADLPQEILSPDLNTSRLSPLASRLLPIYIASVVPSQTALWQAYPEAHVISLDKIPLSGIYSTLGIDRALAVLGAGEAFGFPVLVIDAGTALTFTGADGDRCLVGGAILSGLSLQLQSLGQKTANLPSITTPEILSLPERWAMNTSEAIQSGVIYTLIASIRDFVTAWWEKFPDSQICFKGGDGKLLLEYLRSLHPEFTDRKIMYEPNLTFWGMRSYLQSFQ
- a CDS encoding ribbon-helix-helix domain-containing protein, with the protein product MERTVRTTLTLPSELLEAADRMVSEGKAKSRNEFVAQALRHELATLQRAEIDAALAEMAQDPDYQAEVLRMEAEFAPASWEALSLGASQV
- a CDS encoding type II toxin-antitoxin system PemK/MazF family toxin, coding for MKRGEVYDARLEPVEGSEQGGTRPIIIVSRDAINAYSPVILAVPCTTYQPDQRVYPTQVLIRASDGGLSKDSIAMADQVRVLSKARLLRLRGMLSHQAMLQLNQALLIALDLLGQD